In Oceanobacillus sp. FSL K6-2867, one DNA window encodes the following:
- a CDS encoding acetyl-CoA C-acyltransferase, with translation MNTVILEGVRTPFGKWKGFLSGLEAKEIGTLAVKELVRRVPEAKEADGTILAQVLQAGQGQNPARRVAKDAGVSLSVPAVTLNNVCLAGLASISDAVRRIHFGEGELYITGGFDSMTNAPYTAPIRKELSMGSLQFTDTLINDGLWCSLADDSMGVLTDLKNKDFKINRLEQDQYAQLSQERAAEALEKGRLQDEIVSIKLKGKTFSSDEGIRLNSNIEKLATLRPAFVDDGTITAGNASQMTDGASVGIVSSEKKAEELGKAPLARILGWAEVAGPDTSLHTKPAQAIKAVLEKTNLTLSDIDLFEINEAFASVVIASCRELGIGYERVNVNGGAIAIGHPLGGTGFRLALTLAKELKRRGGGKGIASLCGGGGQGMALLIEVPKSW, from the coding sequence ATGAATACGGTGATTCTAGAAGGAGTAAGAACACCTTTTGGGAAGTGGAAAGGATTTTTATCTGGATTAGAGGCAAAAGAGATAGGAACTTTAGCTGTTAAAGAGTTAGTGAGACGAGTACCTGAGGCAAAAGAAGCTGATGGGACAATACTTGCACAGGTGCTTCAAGCGGGGCAGGGTCAAAATCCGGCTAGAAGAGTTGCGAAGGATGCCGGTGTATCGTTATCTGTTCCTGCAGTTACTTTAAACAATGTATGTTTAGCTGGATTAGCATCCATTTCCGACGCTGTCCGCCGTATTCATTTTGGCGAAGGGGAATTATATATTACTGGTGGATTTGACTCGATGACAAATGCCCCGTACACTGCTCCGATTCGTAAGGAGCTGTCGATGGGATCCCTGCAATTTACGGATACATTAATAAACGACGGATTATGGTGCTCGTTAGCAGATGATTCGATGGGGGTGCTGACGGATTTAAAAAATAAAGATTTTAAGATTAATAGACTAGAGCAGGATCAATACGCACAGTTGTCACAGGAACGAGCTGCTGAAGCGCTGGAAAAAGGTCGCCTGCAAGATGAAATTGTTTCAATCAAACTTAAAGGCAAAACCTTCTCTAGCGATGAAGGCATTCGCCTCAATTCGAACATAGAAAAATTAGCAACATTAAGACCGGCGTTTGTTGACGACGGTACAATCACAGCGGGAAATGCGTCGCAAATGACAGATGGCGCAAGCGTTGGCATTGTTTCATCCGAAAAGAAAGCGGAGGAGCTTGGTAAAGCGCCGTTAGCTCGTATTCTTGGTTGGGCTGAAGTCGCGGGGCCAGATACGAGCCTACATACAAAGCCTGCCCAGGCAATCAAAGCAGTTTTAGAGAAAACGAACCTAACATTGAGCGATATTGATTTATTTGAAATCAATGAGGCTTTTGCAAGTGTGGTTATCGCAAGCTGCCGTGAGCTTGGAATTGGCTATGAAAGAGTGAATGTTAATGGTGGCGCAATTGCAATTGGTCATCCGCTTGGCGGAACGGGTTTTCGACTTGCCTTAACTCTTGCAAAAGAACTTAAACGCCGTGGTGGTGGAAAAGGTATTGCATCTCTCTGCGGTGGCGGCGGTCAGGGAATGGCTCTATTAATAGAAGTTCCAAAAAGCTGGTAA
- a CDS encoding topology modulation protein — MRRIMVIGVSAGVGKSTFAQKLGKELNIKVNHLDVLYWKPNWVEATSEEFSEAQQKIVKQGEWIIEGNYFNTIQIRAKHADTIIYLELPLYVCLYRVVKRWLKNFGKTRPDMGNGCNEKLDWKFIKFIITTYYPRKRKMIERFQDFQAIDSRKEIIILKGRQEIKSYLDNISNRERLNLN; from the coding sequence ATGAGAAGAATTATGGTAATTGGCGTTTCGGCTGGTGTTGGGAAGTCGACTTTCGCACAAAAGTTAGGGAAAGAGCTTAATATAAAAGTTAATCATTTAGATGTCTTATATTGGAAGCCAAATTGGGTAGAAGCCACATCAGAAGAGTTTTCAGAAGCACAGCAGAAGATTGTGAAACAAGGGGAATGGATAATCGAAGGGAACTATTTTAATACTATTCAGATCCGTGCAAAACACGCTGACACAATAATTTATTTGGAATTACCATTATACGTTTGTTTATATCGTGTTGTTAAGCGATGGCTAAAGAACTTCGGGAAAACACGACCTGATATGGGAAATGGATGTAACGAAAAATTAGATTGGAAATTCATTAAGTTTATAATTACTACTTACTATCCTCGAAAAAGAAAAATGATTGAACGATTTCAGGACTTTCAAGCCATAGATTCTAGAAAAGAGATTATTATTTTAAAGGGTAGACAAGAAATTAAGTCTTATTTAGACAATATAAGTAATCGTGAAAGATTGAACCTAAACTAG
- a CDS encoding DUF4181 domain-containing protein: MRIFNNEVDSYTKGKGLLRGDYVIWLNFALIVLITFALITVVKLCLRKVFNIEKVKKELFSYNHINDLHKKLDWAIRITSPIVLIIIVYWIIFRDYSVNIFLIALIITSGIDYAVRAFFEWRYTQNPKQSILTISEIFILVLVLIVII, from the coding sequence GTGCGAATATTCAATAATGAAGTCGATTCCTATACAAAAGGGAAAGGTTTATTAAGGGGGGATTATGTGATTTGGTTAAATTTTGCATTGATCGTGTTAATTACCTTTGCTCTAATCACAGTAGTTAAGCTATGTTTGAGAAAAGTATTTAATATTGAGAAAGTGAAAAAGGAGCTTTTTTCGTATAACCACATAAACGATTTGCATAAAAAATTAGATTGGGCTATAAGAATTACTTCTCCGATTGTATTAATCATTATTGTTTACTGGATAATCTTCCGAGACTATTCGGTAAATATTTTTCTAATTGCATTAATCATCACCAGTGGGATAGATTATGCGGTTAGAGCGTTTTTTGAGTGGAGATACACCCAAAATCCAAAACAATCTATCTTAACGATTAGTGAAATATTTATACTGGTATTAGTTCTAATTGTCATCATTTAA
- a CDS encoding DUF6366 family protein: MSENRETPEERRERMRQKELKNPSSSIHGSNLSDLVGGMGWKGTGILIAVVTLGFIIYVGFFR, encoded by the coding sequence ATGAGTGAAAATAGAGAAACTCCTGAAGAAAGAAGAGAACGAATGAGACAAAAGGAATTAAAAAATCCCTCAAGTAGTATTCACGGGAGTAATCTTTCTGATCTAGTTGGAGGAATGGGCTGGAAAGGGACTGGAATCCTTATTGCTGTAGTAACTTTAGGATTTATAATATACGTCGGCTTCTTTCGCTAA
- a CDS encoding lysophospholipid acyltransferase family protein, with product MRTLLFQGYMWGYILSKANKSFTINKLNKAGKNKEKLELMDKIILKCTKNLIRISGADLIITGTENIPLDEPVLYVSNHQSSMDIPILYSTAPQTMAFVAKKEMEKIPLLGYWMKERGCVFINRDNARSSLQAINQAIESLKSGHSIAVFPEGTRSKGPEIGDFKSGSLRIAIKSGVKVIPVTFKDSYKLIGKKGKNTPAKVSVHYSDPIDSRNFKDTNKLATTVLTQIKKHL from the coding sequence ATGCGTACTTTATTATTTCAAGGATACATGTGGGGTTATATTTTAAGTAAAGCAAACAAATCATTTACTATTAATAAATTAAATAAAGCAGGTAAGAACAAAGAAAAACTAGAACTGATGGATAAAATCATTCTAAAATGTACCAAAAATTTAATTAGAATCTCGGGTGCCGACCTTATAATAACGGGGACAGAAAATATTCCTTTAGATGAACCTGTATTATATGTTAGCAACCATCAAAGTAGTATGGATATTCCAATTTTATATTCAACAGCTCCTCAAACGATGGCTTTTGTTGCCAAAAAAGAAATGGAGAAAATTCCGTTGCTAGGTTATTGGATGAAAGAACGAGGATGCGTGTTTATCAACAGGGATAATGCTCGTAGTTCCCTGCAGGCTATTAACCAAGCAATAGAAAGCTTAAAATCAGGTCATTCAATAGCAGTTTTTCCAGAAGGAACTAGAAGTAAAGGGCCTGAAATTGGAGACTTTAAATCGGGTAGTTTACGAATTGCGATTAAATCAGGCGTCAAAGTCATTCCTGTGACCTTCAAGGATTCTTACAAATTGATAGGGAAAAAGGGTAAGAATACACCAGCAAAAGTTTCTGTCCATTACTCTGATCCAATCGATTCAAGAAATTTTAAAGATACAAACAAACTAGCTACAACAGTTCTAACACAAATTAAAAAACATTTGTAA
- a CDS encoding GNAT family N-acetyltransferase, with product MYIDKTKLTFTNVKHSKVSEIKDLASVVVRKNYTSFLGEDNVNYFINSGMSDKEINDHLDNMIVCEYNDEVVGICVYLDDLLHLIMVKYGYQGQGIGKVIIDYVENEMFKKHKIIKLETFEKNYPTITFYKKNGWFEEDKQYSELTGGYILTFKKRKSSL from the coding sequence ATGTATATAGATAAAACAAAATTAACTTTTACGAACGTAAAACATTCTAAAGTATCCGAAATTAAAGACCTTGCGAGTGTAGTTGTAAGAAAGAACTATACATCTTTTTTAGGTGAAGATAATGTAAACTATTTTATTAATAGTGGAATGTCAGATAAAGAAATTAATGATCATTTAGATAATATGATCGTTTGTGAATACAATGATGAAGTGGTCGGAATATGTGTATACTTGGATGATTTATTACATTTAATAATGGTGAAGTATGGATATCAGGGTCAAGGAATAGGTAAAGTTATCATTGATTATGTGGAAAATGAAATGTTTAAAAAACATAAAATCATTAAATTAGAAACATTTGAAAAAAATTACCCAACAATTACTTTTTATAAGAAAAACGGTTGGTTTGAAGAAGATAAACAATATTCAGAGTTGACAGGTGGATACATTTTAACATTTAAAAAAAGGAAGAGCTCATTGTAA
- a CDS encoding Lrp/AsnC family transcriptional regulator: MFDDTDKRILDELSKNSRITIKELGEKIHLTGPAASARVEKLEDSGVIEGYTIKVNQVKLGCYIHAFITIITESISHQPYLNFIKKQEKYLINNYKISGDGCYILECHFPSNELMNQFLEELNEYANYKLSIVIDK, encoded by the coding sequence ATGTTTGATGATACAGATAAACGAATTTTAGACGAACTATCTAAAAATAGTCGGATTACCATAAAAGAGTTGGGAGAAAAAATCCATTTAACTGGACCAGCTGCTTCAGCAAGAGTTGAAAAATTAGAGGACAGTGGTGTGATTGAGGGATATACGATTAAAGTGAACCAAGTAAAATTAGGCTGCTATATACATGCTTTTATTACAATCATTACAGAAAGCATTTCTCATCAACCATATTTGAATTTTATAAAGAAACAAGAAAAATATCTCATTAATAACTATAAAATCAGTGGAGATGGGTGTTACATACTCGAATGTCACTTTCCATCCAATGAACTGATGAATCAATTTCTTGAAGAATTAAACGAGTATGCGAACTATAAATTATCTATTGTTATTGATAAATAG
- a CDS encoding MBL fold metallo-hydrolase gives MNIHQIRNATIVVEYAGKKFLVDPMLAEKGTYPPFPNAPRDDQYNPLVDLPTSIDTIIKDIDAVIVTHLHYDHWDEVAKEVLPKDIKLFSQNEEDATEIRNAGFQNVEVLQEDTTFEGIQLVKTKGEHGRGEILKLAGLVCGVVFKHDSEKTLYVAGDTVWYDAVQEVIDTHNPEVIVVNAGDNHFNEGGSLVMNKDDVYEVYKAAPEAKIIAVHMEAVNHWGLSREELKSFIIEKGISSNVSVPDDGESYSF, from the coding sequence ATGAATATACATCAAATTCGTAATGCAACAATCGTTGTAGAATATGCAGGTAAGAAGTTTTTAGTTGATCCAATGCTAGCTGAAAAAGGTACCTACCCACCTTTTCCAAATGCACCAAGAGACGATCAATATAATCCGTTAGTTGATTTGCCAACTTCCATTGATACTATTATTAAAGATATTGATGCAGTCATCGTAACGCATCTTCACTATGATCATTGGGATGAGGTTGCAAAAGAAGTATTACCAAAGGATATCAAGTTATTTTCTCAAAATGAAGAGGATGCAACAGAAATTCGAAATGCTGGTTTTCAAAATGTAGAGGTCTTACAAGAGGACACTACCTTTGAAGGTATTCAATTAGTGAAAACAAAAGGTGAGCATGGAAGAGGAGAAATTCTGAAACTCGCTGGTCTAGTGTGTGGGGTTGTCTTCAAACATGATAGTGAGAAAACATTATATGTAGCAGGAGATACCGTATGGTATGACGCTGTCCAAGAAGTAATTGATACTCATAATCCAGAAGTTATCGTTGTAAATGCCGGGGATAATCACTTCAATGAAGGCGGTTCTCTCGTTATGAACAAAGATGATGTCTATGAAGTCTACAAAGCTGCTCCTGAGGCGAAAATTATCGCTGTCCATATGGAAGCAGTAAACCATTGGGGACTATCAAGAGAAGAATTAAAAAGCTTTATTATCGAAAAAGGTATCTCGTCAAATGTGTCCGTGCCAGATGACGGAGAATCGTATTCATTTTAA
- a CDS encoding ester cyclase has protein sequence MSAEANKELVRRFFETIEKENYDALKDFCHEDYVFYPQIGTPFPGVEGLIESEKKNFDAFPGFEMPIVEMVAEGDLVAAYFIFQGKHTGIPFADVPATGKEARFSLMILLRISEGKIIEQRSFVDVHDIIRQIKD, from the coding sequence ATGTCAGCAGAAGCTAATAAAGAATTAGTTCGCCGTTTTTTTGAAACGATAGAAAAAGAGAACTATGATGCTCTTAAAGATTTTTGTCATGAAGACTATGTATTTTATCCACAAATTGGTACCCCGTTTCCGGGTGTAGAAGGTCTTATAGAATCAGAAAAGAAAAACTTTGATGCTTTCCCAGGCTTTGAAATGCCGATTGTAGAAATGGTAGCTGAAGGTGATCTTGTAGCCGCTTATTTTATCTTTCAAGGAAAACATACGGGTATCCCATTTGCCGATGTCCCCGCAACTGGGAAAGAAGCTAGATTTTCTCTTATGATACTTTTACGTATCTCTGAAGGCAAAATTATTGAGCAACGATCTTTTGTAGATGTTCATGACATCATTCGTCAAATAAAGGATTAA
- the hpaB gene encoding 4-hydroxyphenylacetate 3-monooxygenase, oxygenase component, which translates to MSIITGSEYIDRINRLQMDIWADGHPVTGEVSEHPAFKGVIRSQAALYDLQHDKSLQDIMTYSSPSTSEPVGMSYLQPKTKEDLVKRRKMVQQWALSTNGMMGRSPDYMNTVVMALASSADLLKGKENCFPEHLLSFYEYARENDISMTHTFINPQVNRGQFYFEDTDDEPIATKVVDKTAKGLIIKGARLLATQGGITDEIVVLSAGGVQDKANGFAFSIPSNTKGLKFICRESFVGGDSTFNYPLSSRYEEMDTIVVFNNVLVPWERVFYYNNLQISNTFMNASSFLPFTLHQAVSRQIVKTEFVLGVAQSIIDSINISEYQHVQEKVSEIIVALETMKALIIKSEVEAELDDWGFMRPNQKTLQVACNVFPRSYARFGEIIQQLGASGLMSIPTEKAFRSSLKKDLDQYLQSKADDAETRVRIFRLAWEMTMNAFGTREIQYERFFFGDPIRLSNDLYFSYDKEPYVKRVKTLLEMD; encoded by the coding sequence ATGTCAATCATTACAGGAAGTGAATATATTGATCGAATCAATCGTCTGCAAATGGATATATGGGCAGATGGCCATCCGGTCACAGGAGAAGTCTCTGAGCACCCAGCATTTAAAGGAGTTATAAGGAGCCAAGCAGCATTGTATGATTTACAACATGATAAATCATTACAAGATATCATGACCTATTCTTCTCCATCAACTAGTGAGCCAGTTGGGATGTCCTATTTGCAGCCAAAGACGAAAGAAGATCTGGTAAAAAGAAGAAAGATGGTCCAACAATGGGCTCTATCAACGAATGGCATGATGGGAAGAAGTCCAGACTATATGAATACAGTAGTGATGGCACTTGCATCATCCGCAGACCTTTTAAAGGGAAAGGAAAACTGCTTCCCCGAACATTTATTATCCTTTTATGAATATGCCCGTGAAAACGACATTTCCATGACACATACATTTATAAATCCGCAAGTCAATCGTGGGCAATTCTATTTTGAAGATACGGATGATGAACCAATTGCCACAAAGGTTGTAGACAAAACAGCTAAAGGTCTCATTATTAAAGGGGCTAGGCTATTGGCAACACAAGGCGGAATAACAGATGAAATTGTTGTACTTTCGGCTGGCGGAGTTCAGGATAAGGCGAATGGCTTTGCATTTTCTATACCCAGTAATACAAAAGGTTTAAAATTTATTTGCAGGGAATCATTTGTTGGGGGCGATTCCACATTTAACTATCCATTAAGTTCACGCTATGAAGAAATGGATACGATTGTAGTTTTCAATAATGTACTTGTTCCTTGGGAACGCGTGTTTTACTACAATAACCTGCAAATCTCTAATACTTTCATGAATGCTAGTTCCTTTCTACCATTCACTTTACATCAGGCTGTTTCCAGACAAATCGTAAAAACTGAATTTGTTTTAGGGGTAGCTCAGTCAATCATTGATTCAATCAATATCAGTGAATACCAACATGTACAGGAAAAGGTATCTGAGATTATCGTCGCATTGGAAACAATGAAAGCACTGATAATCAAATCAGAAGTTGAAGCTGAATTGGATGATTGGGGTTTTATGAGACCAAATCAAAAAACGCTGCAGGTAGCCTGTAATGTATTCCCACGGTCCTATGCGCGCTTCGGTGAAATTATCCAGCAACTAGGAGCAAGTGGATTAATGTCCATCCCAACAGAAAAGGCCTTTCGTTCATCACTGAAAAAAGACTTGGATCAATATTTGCAATCGAAAGCCGATGATGCTGAAACACGTGTCAGGATTTTCCGTTTAGCTTGGGAAATGACAATGAATGCCTTTGGTACACGGGAAATCCAGTATGAACGATTTTTCTTTGGTGATCCAATCCGGCTATCTAATGATTTGTATTTTTCGTATGATAAGGAACCATATGTAAAACGGGTGAAGACTTTGTTAGAGATGGACTGA